CATCACCAGGTTGCGGCTGGCGGCGCTGTTCACGGCGTCATTCACCGCCTGGCTAAAGCCGCCCCCCAGGCTCATGTTCGCCACGGCCGTCGCGCTGCCCTTGTTGCCCACGGCCCAGTTCACGCCTGCAATCACGCCTGAGTTGCTGCCCGACCCCTGGCAGTTGAGCACCTTCACCGCCACCAGCGTCACACCTTTGGCCACGCCGTAGGTGCTGCTGCCCACCGTGCCGGCCACGTGCGTGCCGTGTCCCTGGCAGTCGCTGTTGTTGCCGTCGCCGGTGGTGTTCGTGCCCCAGATCGCGCGCCCCCCAAAGTTGGTGTGGGTGGTCCGAATCCCGGTGTCGATGATGTAGGCCCTCAGGCCGCTGCCGGTGGCGTCGTAAACGTAGCTGCCGTTCAGGGGCAGGTTGCGCTGGTCAATGCGGTCCAGGCCCCAGGTGGCGCCGGTCTGGGTGGCGGTCATGTGCATCAGGCCGTCCTGCTCGATGTACTTGACGCGGGGGTCACGGCGCAGGGTGGCGAGGTTCTGGGCGCTGAGCTTGGCGGCAAAGCCCTGAATGGTCTGGGTGTAGAGGTGCTGGACCGTGACGCCCTGGGGGTCGAGGTTCAGGCTGCGGATCAGGCCGCCGGCATCCTGAACGGTAAGGTTGGCGGCGGCGTCCTGGAGAACCACGATGTACTGGCCAGGAATGGCCTCGGGGTTGCTGGTGCCCAGGAGGGGGGCGCCGGCCGAGGGGGCAGCCGCCGTGTCAGGGGCGTGGGGGACGGTGCTGGTACCGCAGGCCGCGAGCAGCAACGAAAGCGCAAGAGCAGAAGTCAGGGTACGTCCGTTCATGGTGATCCTCCTGGAATGAGTTCACACCACTGGTGTGCCGGCGAGGCGCCAAGCAGAAAGCATGGGTCAGCGCAGGGACAGTCACTGTGTTGTGGGAACCTGGACGATCATAGTCATTGAAACGGACGGCTGACATGAGAACAGGTCGTACTGGGCCACCAGACAGTCGCGCCCTTCTCTCCACTTCGTCCGGTGGAGGGATGCTGGGGAAGGTGCTGCTCGCTG
Above is a genomic segment from Deinococcus betulae containing:
- a CDS encoding S8 family peptidase; amino-acid sequence: MNGRTLTSALALSLLLAACGTSTVPHAPDTAAAPSAGAPLLGTSNPEAIPGQYIVVLQDAAANLTVQDAGGLIRSLNLDPQGVTVQHLYTQTIQGFAAKLSAQNLATLRRDPRVKYIEQDGLMHMTATQTGATWGLDRIDQRNLPLNGSYVYDATGSGLRAYIIDTGIRTTHTNFGGRAIWGTNTTGDGNNSDCQGHGTHVAGTVGSSTYGVAKGVTLVAVKVLNCQGSGSNSGVIAGVNWAVGNKGSATAVANMSLGGGFSQAVNDAVNSAASRNLVMVVAAGNENQNACNVSPASAANAITVGNSTSSDARASSSNYGSCVDLFAPGTNITSTWNTSNTATNTISGTSMASPHVAGAAVLELALGANSTSSVTNAIISSSTPNKVTNAGAGSPNRLLYTR